A genomic segment from Plasmodium coatneyi strain Hackeri chromosome 1, complete sequence encodes:
- a CDS encoding SICA antigen, translated as MWPGVQLFKEGYASKYFSLPGKRRRYKRAHQVRGPPSLEEQLPDHVGQQDGPQEYTLVKERKSHSTPKKGRKKRGVGRRMIIDIHLEVLDECQKGDVALTKEDYFTILVQEFMGSNFIKEVQCLVSDSGFREEDLVPKEGVPKEDITMEQVPGLRFQV; from the exons atgtggcctggtgttcAGCTGTTTAAGGAGGGATATGCATCTAAA tatttttccttgcctggtaaaagaagacgttacaaaagagctcatcaagtacgtggtcctccttccttagaagaaCAACTCCCTGATCATGTGGGACAGCAGGATGGTCCACaagaatataccttagtaaaggaacgcaaatCTCATTCTACGcctaaaaaagggaggaaaaaacggggcGTTGGTCGCCgtatgattattgatatccatttagaagtcctagacgaatgtcaaaaaggggatgtgGCATTAACGAAGGAGGATTATTTCACCATTCttgttcaagaatttatgggaagcaattttataaaagaagttCAATGTTTAgtttcagattccgggtttagggaggaagaccttgttcctaaggaaggtgttcctaaggaagatattactatggaacaggttccgGGTTTGCGGTTCCAGGTTTAG